The following proteins are co-located in the Doryrhamphus excisus isolate RoL2022-K1 chromosome 3, RoL_Dexc_1.0, whole genome shotgun sequence genome:
- the LOC131125427 gene encoding steroid 17-alpha-hydroxylase/17,20 lyase isoform X2: protein MLSSILVGSVSPLLLVLLVVATITTVVLLVPAGRTTIPGLPRLPILGSLPWIGGTTAPHLLFMQLGHRYGPLFELYLGPHRTVVVNSHVHAKEVLVQRGRDFAGRPRMVTTDILTRGGKDIAFADYSLLWKLHRRLVHNSLALFGEGSGRLQEIVMSEVESLCAVLLSYGGRGFDPSAAVTTAITNVVCTLVFSTTYRHGDPELQEVIRYNDGIVRTIARGGLADIFSWMKMFPNSSLRELEACVAMRDCLLVRKLREHKAALNDGEPRDLLDALLKGQSSPGPNGEAITDDHVLMTAAEAFGAGVETTSTTLLWILAYLLHHPEVQERVQKELDEQVGGERPVCAMDRGRLPYLDSIINEGMRIRPVSPVLIPHSAMTESSIGGHTIHRGTRVLVNMWSIHHDPQFWHRPDLFDPDRFLDNQGRRVTPSCFLPFGAGPRVCVGEPLARLELFLFLSSMLQRMSFTLPHGASPPNLQGRLGVVLQPLPYKVVVRPRKGWEVCSDAN from the exons ATGTTGTCCTCCATATTGGTCGGGAGTGTCTCTCCACTCCTTCTTGTGCTGCTCGTCGTCGCTACCATCACCACCGTGGTTCTGCTGGTGCCCGCTGGCAGGACGACCATCCCTGGCCTGCCACGCCTCCCCATCCTGGGCAGCCTCCCCTGGATAGGAGGCACCACGGCCCCACACCTACTCTTTATGCAATTGGGCCACAG GTATGGGCCGTTGTTTGAGCTCTACCTTGGGCCGCACCGCACAGTGGTGGTCAACTCGCACGTCCACGCCAAAGAAGTTCTGGTGCAGCGAGGACGAGACTTTGCGGGCCGTCCCAGAATG GTGACCACGGACATATTGACCAGAGGTGGCAAAGACATCGCCTTCGCTGACTACTCTTTGCTTTGGAAGCTTCACCGACGTTTAGTCCACAATTCCTTGGCTCTGTTTGGAGAAGGAAGCGGTCGCCTGCAGGAGATCG TTATGTCTGAGGTGGAAAGTCTGTGCGCGGTATTGTTGTCTTATGGTGGGCGTGGCTTCGACCCATCGGCTGCGGTGACCACGGCCATCACCAACGTGGTGTGCACGCTAGTGTTCAGTACCACCTATCGCCACGGCGACCCTGAGCTGCAGGAGGTGATTCGTTACAATGACGGCATCGTGCGCACTATTGCCAGGGGAGGACTAGCGGACATCTTTTCCTGGATGAAG ATGTTCCCCAACTCGTCGCTGAGGGAGTTGGAGGCGTGTGTTGCCATGCGAGACTGTCTTCTGGTGCGAAAACTGCGGGAACACAAG GCGGCGCTGAATGACGGTGAGCCTCGAGACCTCCTGGATGCCTTGCTGAAGGGTCAAAGTTCACCCGGCCCAAATGGGGAAGCGATCACGGATGACCACGTGTTAATGACGGCGGCAGAGGCCTTCGGCGCCGGTGTGGAGACTACATCCACCACCCTGTTGTGGATCCTGGCGTACCTGCTGCACCACCCTGAG GTCCAGGAGCGTGTGCAGAAAGAGCTGGATGAGCAGGTGGGAGGCGAGCGGCCAGTGTGTGCGATGGACCGTGGTCGGCTGCCATATTTGGACAGCATCATCAACGAGGGAATGCGGATCCGGCCTGTAAGCCCAGTGCTGATACCACACAGTGCCATGACGGAGAGCAG CATCGGCGGGCACACTATCCATCGTGGGACACGCGTGTTGGTCAACATGTGGTCCATCCATCACGACCCGCAGTTCTGGCACCGACCCGACTTATTCGATCCAG ATCGTTTCCTTGACAACCAGGGCCGACGGGTCACACCTTCCTGTTTCCTGCCATTTGGGGCGGGACCTCGTGTCTGTGTGGGTGAACCATTGGCCAGGCTGGAGCTGTTCCTCTTCCTGTCCTCGATGCTCCAGCGAATGAGCTTCACGCTTCCGCACGGGGCTTCCCCTCCCAACCTGCAGGGACGTCTGGGCGTAGTCTTGCAACCGCTACCTTATAAGGTCGTTGTCAGGCCCAGGAAGGGCTGGGAAGTTTGCAGTGATGCTAACTAA
- the LOC131125427 gene encoding steroid 17-alpha-hydroxylase/17,20 lyase isoform X1 produces MLSSILVGSVSPLLLVLLVVATITTVVLLVPAGRTTIPGLPRLPILGSLPWIGGTTAPHLLFMQLGHRYGPLFELYLGPHRTVVVNSHVHAKEVLVQRGRDFAGRPRMVNALPVCHILFIFKRHFQAKCGSMSPQVTTDILTRGGKDIAFADYSLLWKLHRRLVHNSLALFGEGSGRLQEIVMSEVESLCAVLLSYGGRGFDPSAAVTTAITNVVCTLVFSTTYRHGDPELQEVIRYNDGIVRTIARGGLADIFSWMKMFPNSSLRELEACVAMRDCLLVRKLREHKAALNDGEPRDLLDALLKGQSSPGPNGEAITDDHVLMTAAEAFGAGVETTSTTLLWILAYLLHHPEVQERVQKELDEQVGGERPVCAMDRGRLPYLDSIINEGMRIRPVSPVLIPHSAMTESSIGGHTIHRGTRVLVNMWSIHHDPQFWHRPDLFDPDRFLDNQGRRVTPSCFLPFGAGPRVCVGEPLARLELFLFLSSMLQRMSFTLPHGASPPNLQGRLGVVLQPLPYKVVVRPRKGWEVCSDAN; encoded by the exons ATGTTGTCCTCCATATTGGTCGGGAGTGTCTCTCCACTCCTTCTTGTGCTGCTCGTCGTCGCTACCATCACCACCGTGGTTCTGCTGGTGCCCGCTGGCAGGACGACCATCCCTGGCCTGCCACGCCTCCCCATCCTGGGCAGCCTCCCCTGGATAGGAGGCACCACGGCCCCACACCTACTCTTTATGCAATTGGGCCACAG GTATGGGCCGTTGTTTGAGCTCTACCTTGGGCCGCACCGCACAGTGGTGGTCAACTCGCACGTCCACGCCAAAGAAGTTCTGGTGCAGCGAGGACGAGACTTTGCGGGCCGTCCCAGAATGGTGAacgcacttcctgtttgccacattttattcattttcaagcGCCATTTTCAAGCTAAGTGTGGGAGCATGTCTCCGCAGGTGACCACGGACATATTGACCAGAGGTGGCAAAGACATCGCCTTCGCTGACTACTCTTTGCTTTGGAAGCTTCACCGACGTTTAGTCCACAATTCCTTGGCTCTGTTTGGAGAAGGAAGCGGTCGCCTGCAGGAGATCG TTATGTCTGAGGTGGAAAGTCTGTGCGCGGTATTGTTGTCTTATGGTGGGCGTGGCTTCGACCCATCGGCTGCGGTGACCACGGCCATCACCAACGTGGTGTGCACGCTAGTGTTCAGTACCACCTATCGCCACGGCGACCCTGAGCTGCAGGAGGTGATTCGTTACAATGACGGCATCGTGCGCACTATTGCCAGGGGAGGACTAGCGGACATCTTTTCCTGGATGAAG ATGTTCCCCAACTCGTCGCTGAGGGAGTTGGAGGCGTGTGTTGCCATGCGAGACTGTCTTCTGGTGCGAAAACTGCGGGAACACAAG GCGGCGCTGAATGACGGTGAGCCTCGAGACCTCCTGGATGCCTTGCTGAAGGGTCAAAGTTCACCCGGCCCAAATGGGGAAGCGATCACGGATGACCACGTGTTAATGACGGCGGCAGAGGCCTTCGGCGCCGGTGTGGAGACTACATCCACCACCCTGTTGTGGATCCTGGCGTACCTGCTGCACCACCCTGAG GTCCAGGAGCGTGTGCAGAAAGAGCTGGATGAGCAGGTGGGAGGCGAGCGGCCAGTGTGTGCGATGGACCGTGGTCGGCTGCCATATTTGGACAGCATCATCAACGAGGGAATGCGGATCCGGCCTGTAAGCCCAGTGCTGATACCACACAGTGCCATGACGGAGAGCAG CATCGGCGGGCACACTATCCATCGTGGGACACGCGTGTTGGTCAACATGTGGTCCATCCATCACGACCCGCAGTTCTGGCACCGACCCGACTTATTCGATCCAG ATCGTTTCCTTGACAACCAGGGCCGACGGGTCACACCTTCCTGTTTCCTGCCATTTGGGGCGGGACCTCGTGTCTGTGTGGGTGAACCATTGGCCAGGCTGGAGCTGTTCCTCTTCCTGTCCTCGATGCTCCAGCGAATGAGCTTCACGCTTCCGCACGGGGCTTCCCCTCCCAACCTGCAGGGACGTCTGGGCGTAGTCTTGCAACCGCTACCTTATAAGGTCGTTGTCAGGCCCAGGAAGGGCTGGGAAGTTTGCAGTGATGCTAACTAA
- the LOC131125429 gene encoding early growth response protein 4-like: MLAEHHLTFLSDLEDACSTWADSVESDLAVVSPGTEASDSDFFSDFSDSDSLSPSIACSTSFLSEPEEGLSSTTDAILNMITEIVGICSEMEQKEDGAYQPVVSPPPVAVKSEPASASCGGKCEASSMSGNSSLPAVGAPDFIEALLSQDGGQCEVKQEEDWMKDWSSSTKPQNANSPLPSTLDANLLSSLLQGAFPSINLGTVHVPGRARVSRRGPAKSGMKAKAFPCSVDGCERSFSRSDELNRHVRVHTGQKPFKCSVCARSFSRSDHLTTHMRTHTGEKPFSCDVCGKRFARSDERKRHGRVHVKQQLRAQMMAAYSLAVSAVV, encoded by the exons ATGCTTGCCGAGCACCACCTCACCTTCCTGTCCGATTTGGAGGACGCGTGCAGCACCTGGGCGGACAGTGTTGAGTCGGACCTGGCAG TTGTTTCCCCGGGAACTGAGGCCTCTGACTCGGATTTCTTCTCCGACTTCAGCGACTCTGACTCACTCTCGCCGTCCATCGCCTGCAGTACCAGCTTCCTGTCTGAGCCAGAGGAAGGCCTGAGCAGCACGACGGACGCCATCCTCAACATGATCACAGAGATCGTGGGGATCTGCAGCGAGATGGAGCAGAAGGAAGACGGCGCCTACCAACCTGTGGTCAGTCCCCCTCCTGTGGCTGTTAAGAGCGAGCCGGCGAGTGCCAGCTGCGGAGGCAAATGTGAGGCCTCCTCAATGAGCGGGAACAGCTCCCTCCCCGCGGTGGGCGCTCCGGACTTCATCGAGGCTCTTCTGAGCCAAGATGGTGGCCAATGTGAGGTCAAGCAGGAGGAGGACTGGATGAAGGACTGGAGTTCCAGTACTAAACCACAGAATGCCAACTCTCCATTGCCCTCCACCCTGGATGCCAACCTCCTGTCCTCACTCCTGCAGGGCGCATTCCCCAGCATCAACCTGGGTACTGTGCATGTACCGGGACGTGCCCGAGTGTCACGGAGAGGTCCCGCCAAGAGCGGCATGAAGGCCAAGGCGTTCCCGTGTTCCGTGGACGGATGCGAGCGTAGCTTCTCCCGCTCGGATGAGCTCAACAGGCATGTACGCGTCCACACGGGACAGAAGCCCTTCAAGTGCAGCGTGTGCGCACGTAGTTTCAGCCGCAGCGACCACCTGACCACGCACATGCGCACGCACACTGGCGAGAAGCCCTTCTCCTGCGATGTGTGCGGGAAACGTTTCGCACGCAGCGATGAGCGGAAGCGACACGGTCGCGTGCATGTCAAACAGCAACTCCGTGCACAGATGATGGCTGCCTACTCGCTGGCCGTGAGCGCCGTGGTTTAA
- the LOC131125425 gene encoding E3 ubiquitin-protein ligase Topors-like isoform X2, which translates to MAPTPMKLRVRRCGTNNGGSGSGQQEEDQRSRRSSSRNRRKKKTNNTRSMQAAVSSPPASSSTTQAPLASEEASPDSKCPICLDRFNNMAYLDRCLHRFCFPCIQEWSHNKAECPLCKQPFASILHSVRGHDDFKEYTLRPVPPSGSVAATVAMVAAMASAARNDQQMRLLLRRHRVADGTESTARRRRREEERGVWEWYLDVPPLSLSPHDADADGEQRLRGSANLVEHGVIFEGLSGLGGPGAGSRPNDRASRRLMTRLSARLRLQREGGVLRRLREREAVAFRRALYRCSIRVHGVAGIGRTEGQRDITVESFRRDPAQLNRLRPWLRRELTVLYGAHSSLVDFVQNIIMARLARHGLEDTPTIEEELRPFLLSRTEHFLHELVSFARSPLTLDSYDLQAVYEPPPGAMELDASSGGSANSSIIAISEGEEADEGNHHDDVLPERSCLSLSAWDDETPGPSYSTAEALSPGPQEAANEEEGECMIVGYKKPMAERTPELVQLSSDTEGEEPQKTSPLSSLPTIPPSTSAAIKAKDIEMAEACFSGSGSSVCTLSPSPPAADSTRRRRRKRRGRGPSGISANPNRCIYPAMMCSPLRSSLESTSPLPASVADSASEYCSSQDSCLTTSSSSSPCSSPMPTSPLTPSCSHREKPGGKRKYKSRHLDRQTDPSWKPRGRRSKRRRRGRSEISRRSPSVEIVYEGTAPTGATHKRYHKTQQHNRPPPIITLDSDSSPPSGQHDNSEHLPPLSLVHLASLGTTTTAADIGELPVDILDGGSDRSEEPSFHEGSTDVNDGCGKEGQPVTDTGGPIGEPVSKQTNAAFCNTTDDLPVTSMNTFGGHNQERPPSLHLPEPASFSSPPPLRRAPPRKDVAPPLVGTEDSVSVQFSADLSPPPMSLTDVFSHLNYLHEGRSGAHDGDLDSSSSFPVNGAAAGSDLSASPAPPSLFDSHCLSPPSPSATPPTTSAACHVSTTCDL; encoded by the exons ATGGCCCCCACGCCAATGAAGCTGCGTGTACGCCGCTGTGGCACCAACAATGGCGGCAGTGGCAGTGGGCAGCAGGAGGAAGACCAGAGGAGCCGAAGGAGCAGCAGTAGAAATCgcaggaagaagaagaccaaCAACACTCGGAGTATGCAGGCTGCCGTGTCTTCTCCTCCCGCCTCCTCTTCCACGACCCAAGCCCCTCTGGCGTCGGAGGAGGCATCGCCCGACTCAAAGTGTCCCATTTGCCTGGACCGCTTTAACAACATGGCGTACTTGGACCGCTGTTTGCACCGGTTCTGCTTCCCATGCATTCAGGAGTGGTCACACAACAAGGCCGAATGTCCGCTGTGCAAGCAACCTTTCGCCTCCATCTTGCACTCGGTGCGAGGCCATGATGACTTCAAAGAGTACACGCTGCGCCCAGTCCCGCCGAGCGGCAGTGTCGCAGCCACGGTGGCCATGGTGGCGGCCATGGCGTCAGCAGCAAGGAATGACCAACAGATGAGGCTCCTGCTGAGGAGGCACAGAGTCGCCGATGGCACCGAAAGCACCGCCAGGAGGCgcaggagggaggaggaacGTGGGGTGTGGGAGTGGTATCTGGATGTCCcacctctgtctctctctcctcATGATGCAGACGCCGATGGCGAGCAGCGCCTGCGGGGTTCAGCCAACCTGGTGGAGCACGGTGTCATATTTGAAGGCCTGTCGGGCTTGGGGGGTCCTGGAGCGGGGTCTCGCCCGAATGACCGGGCATCACGGCGGCTCATGACCCGATTGTCGGCACGGCTACGTCTTCAGCGAGAAGGTGGAGTCCTGCGACGCCTCAGGGAGCGGGAGGCAGTGGCCTTCCGCCGCGCCCTCTACCGCTGCAGCATACGTGTACACGGTGTGGCTGGCATCGGTAGGACCGAGGGGCAGCGCGATATTACGGTTGAGAGCTTCCGACGGGACCCCGCCCAACTGAACAGACTACGCCCCTGGCTGCGCCGGGAGCTCACGGTTCTGTACGGTGCACACAGCTCACTCGTGGACTTTGTCCAGAACATCATCATGGCAAGACTGGCTCGCCATGGCTTGGAGGACACGCCCACCATCGAGGAAGAGCTGCGACCATTTCTGTTGTCCAGAACAGAGCACTTCCTCCACGAGCTGGTGAGTTTTGCCCGCTCGCCACTCACCCTGGACAGCTATGACCTGCAGGCCGTGTATGAGCCGCCACCTGGTGCCATGGAGCTGGACGCATCGAGTGGCGGCTCGGCCAACAGCTCCATCATTGCCATCTCTGAAGGAGAGGAGGCTGACGAGGGTAACCATCATGATGATGTCCTCCCAGAAAGAAGTTGTCTCAGCCTGTCAGCCTGGGACGACGAGACTCCGGGCCCCTCCTACTCCACCGCAGAAGCTTTAAGCCCCGGCCCACAGGAGGCGGCCAATGAGGAGGAGGGCGAGTGCATGATTGTAGGATACAAGAAACCGATGGCCGAGCGCACTCCTGAACTCGTACAGCTGTCATCTGACACAGAAGGGGAGGAGCCTCAGAAGACTTCGCCCCTGTCCTCACTTCCCACGATTCCTCCCTCCACCTCGGCCGCAATCAAGGCTAAAGACATCGAGATGGCCGAAGCGTGCTTTTCGGGCTCAGGCAGCTCAGTGTGCACGCTGAGTCCATCGCCTCCCGCTGCTGACTCCaccaggagaaggaggaggaagaggagaggacgAGGTCCAAGCGGCATCTCAGCCAATCCCAATCGCTGCATTTATCCTGCCATGATGTGCTCCCCTTTGCGTTCCAGCCTCGAATCCACGTCCCCGCTCCCTGCTAGTGTGGCGGACTCTGCTTCAGAATACTGCTCCTCGCAGGACTCCTGTCTCaccacttcctcctcttcctccccctgCTCCTCACCAATGCCGACATCGCCTCTCACGCCGTCATGCTCCCATAGAGAAAAGCCCGGAGGGAAGAGGAAGTACAAGAGCCGGCACCTTGACCGCCAGACCGACCCCAGCTGGAAGCCGCGAGGGAGGAGGAGTAAAAGAAGGAGGCGTGGCAGATCAGAGATTAG CAGACGCAGTCCCAGCGTGGAGATAGTCTATGAGGGCACCGCCCCCACTGGTGCCACCCACAAACGCTACCACAAGACGCAGCAGCACAACAG ACCGCCGCCCATCATCACACTGGACAGCGACAGCAGTCCACCAAGCGGCCAGCACGACAACTCCGAACATCTTCCACCTCTCTCATTGGTGCACTTGGCCAGTTTaggcaccaccaccaccgctgcTGACATCGGAGAACTTCCTGTAGATATCCTAGACGGAGGATCGGACCGGTCTGAGGAACCATCCTTTCATGAAGGTTCTACGGACGTTAATGATGGGTGTGGCAAAGAAGGACAACCTGTTACTGACACAGGAGGACCGATTGGGGAGCCagtttcaaaacaaacaaatgcggCCTTTTGCAACACCACAGATGACCTCCCTGTGACCTCAATGAACACCTTTGGGGGTCACAACCAGGAGAGGCCTCCTTCGCTTCATTTGCCAGAGCCTGCATCCTTTTCCTCACCACCGCCTCTCAGACGCGCCCCTCCCCGCAAGGACGTGGCGCCCCCACTTGTTGGGACAGAGGACAGTGTTTCCGTCCAGTTCTCCGCTGACCTTTCACCCCCTCCCATGAGTCTGACAGACGTCTTCTCACATCTCAACTACCTCCACGAAGGTCGCAGTGGTGCTCATGACGGCGACCTTGACTCTTCCAGTTCATTTCCTGTGAACGGCGCAGCTGCAGGAAGTGACCTCAGCGCCTCGCCTGCCCCCCCGTCCCTCTTTGACTCCCACTGCTTGTCACCACCCAGCCCCTCGGCGACCCCTCCCACCACATCAGCCGCCTGTCATGTCAGCACAAcatgtgacctctga
- the LOC131125425 gene encoding E3 ubiquitin-protein ligase Topors-like isoform X1 yields the protein MAPTPMKLRVRRCGTNNGGSGSGQQEEDQRSRRSSSRNRRKKKTNNTRSMQAAVSSPPASSSTTQAPLASEEASPDSKCPICLDRFNNMAYLDRCLHRFCFPCIQEWSHNKAECPLCKQPFASILHSVRGHDDFKEYTLRPVPPSGSVAATVAMVAAMASAARNDQQMRLLLRRHRVADGTESTARRRRREEERGVWEWYLDVPPLSLSPHDADADGEQRLRGSANLVEHGVIFEGLSGLGGPGAGSRPNDRASRRLMTRLSARLRLQREGGVLRRLREREAVAFRRALYRCSIRVHGVAGIGRTEGQRDITVESFRRDPAQLNRLRPWLRRELTVLYGAHSSLVDFVQNIIMARLARHGLEDTPTIEEELRPFLLSRTEHFLHELVSFARSPLTLDSYDLQAVYEPPPGAMELDASSGGSANSSIIAISEGEEADEGNHHDDVLPERSCLSLSAWDDETPGPSYSTAEALSPGPQEAANEEEGECMIVGYKKPMAERTPELVQLSSDTEGEEPQKTSPLSSLPTIPPSTSAAIKAKDIEMAEACFSGSGSSVCTLSPSPPAADSTRRRRRKRRGRGPSGISANPNRCIYPAMMCSPLRSSLESTSPLPASVADSASEYCSSQDSCLTTSSSSSPCSSPMPTSPLTPSCSHREKPGGKRKYKSRHLDRQTDPSWKPRGRRSKRRRRGRSEISSRRSPSVEIVYEGTAPTGATHKRYHKTQQHNRPPPIITLDSDSSPPSGQHDNSEHLPPLSLVHLASLGTTTTAADIGELPVDILDGGSDRSEEPSFHEGSTDVNDGCGKEGQPVTDTGGPIGEPVSKQTNAAFCNTTDDLPVTSMNTFGGHNQERPPSLHLPEPASFSSPPPLRRAPPRKDVAPPLVGTEDSVSVQFSADLSPPPMSLTDVFSHLNYLHEGRSGAHDGDLDSSSSFPVNGAAAGSDLSASPAPPSLFDSHCLSPPSPSATPPTTSAACHVSTTCDL from the exons ATGGCCCCCACGCCAATGAAGCTGCGTGTACGCCGCTGTGGCACCAACAATGGCGGCAGTGGCAGTGGGCAGCAGGAGGAAGACCAGAGGAGCCGAAGGAGCAGCAGTAGAAATCgcaggaagaagaagaccaaCAACACTCGGAGTATGCAGGCTGCCGTGTCTTCTCCTCCCGCCTCCTCTTCCACGACCCAAGCCCCTCTGGCGTCGGAGGAGGCATCGCCCGACTCAAAGTGTCCCATTTGCCTGGACCGCTTTAACAACATGGCGTACTTGGACCGCTGTTTGCACCGGTTCTGCTTCCCATGCATTCAGGAGTGGTCACACAACAAGGCCGAATGTCCGCTGTGCAAGCAACCTTTCGCCTCCATCTTGCACTCGGTGCGAGGCCATGATGACTTCAAAGAGTACACGCTGCGCCCAGTCCCGCCGAGCGGCAGTGTCGCAGCCACGGTGGCCATGGTGGCGGCCATGGCGTCAGCAGCAAGGAATGACCAACAGATGAGGCTCCTGCTGAGGAGGCACAGAGTCGCCGATGGCACCGAAAGCACCGCCAGGAGGCgcaggagggaggaggaacGTGGGGTGTGGGAGTGGTATCTGGATGTCCcacctctgtctctctctcctcATGATGCAGACGCCGATGGCGAGCAGCGCCTGCGGGGTTCAGCCAACCTGGTGGAGCACGGTGTCATATTTGAAGGCCTGTCGGGCTTGGGGGGTCCTGGAGCGGGGTCTCGCCCGAATGACCGGGCATCACGGCGGCTCATGACCCGATTGTCGGCACGGCTACGTCTTCAGCGAGAAGGTGGAGTCCTGCGACGCCTCAGGGAGCGGGAGGCAGTGGCCTTCCGCCGCGCCCTCTACCGCTGCAGCATACGTGTACACGGTGTGGCTGGCATCGGTAGGACCGAGGGGCAGCGCGATATTACGGTTGAGAGCTTCCGACGGGACCCCGCCCAACTGAACAGACTACGCCCCTGGCTGCGCCGGGAGCTCACGGTTCTGTACGGTGCACACAGCTCACTCGTGGACTTTGTCCAGAACATCATCATGGCAAGACTGGCTCGCCATGGCTTGGAGGACACGCCCACCATCGAGGAAGAGCTGCGACCATTTCTGTTGTCCAGAACAGAGCACTTCCTCCACGAGCTGGTGAGTTTTGCCCGCTCGCCACTCACCCTGGACAGCTATGACCTGCAGGCCGTGTATGAGCCGCCACCTGGTGCCATGGAGCTGGACGCATCGAGTGGCGGCTCGGCCAACAGCTCCATCATTGCCATCTCTGAAGGAGAGGAGGCTGACGAGGGTAACCATCATGATGATGTCCTCCCAGAAAGAAGTTGTCTCAGCCTGTCAGCCTGGGACGACGAGACTCCGGGCCCCTCCTACTCCACCGCAGAAGCTTTAAGCCCCGGCCCACAGGAGGCGGCCAATGAGGAGGAGGGCGAGTGCATGATTGTAGGATACAAGAAACCGATGGCCGAGCGCACTCCTGAACTCGTACAGCTGTCATCTGACACAGAAGGGGAGGAGCCTCAGAAGACTTCGCCCCTGTCCTCACTTCCCACGATTCCTCCCTCCACCTCGGCCGCAATCAAGGCTAAAGACATCGAGATGGCCGAAGCGTGCTTTTCGGGCTCAGGCAGCTCAGTGTGCACGCTGAGTCCATCGCCTCCCGCTGCTGACTCCaccaggagaaggaggaggaagaggagaggacgAGGTCCAAGCGGCATCTCAGCCAATCCCAATCGCTGCATTTATCCTGCCATGATGTGCTCCCCTTTGCGTTCCAGCCTCGAATCCACGTCCCCGCTCCCTGCTAGTGTGGCGGACTCTGCTTCAGAATACTGCTCCTCGCAGGACTCCTGTCTCaccacttcctcctcttcctccccctgCTCCTCACCAATGCCGACATCGCCTCTCACGCCGTCATGCTCCCATAGAGAAAAGCCCGGAGGGAAGAGGAAGTACAAGAGCCGGCACCTTGACCGCCAGACCGACCCCAGCTGGAAGCCGCGAGGGAGGAGGAGTAAAAGAAGGAGGCGTGGCAGATCAGAGATTAG TAGCAGACGCAGTCCCAGCGTGGAGATAGTCTATGAGGGCACCGCCCCCACTGGTGCCACCCACAAACGCTACCACAAGACGCAGCAGCACAACAG ACCGCCGCCCATCATCACACTGGACAGCGACAGCAGTCCACCAAGCGGCCAGCACGACAACTCCGAACATCTTCCACCTCTCTCATTGGTGCACTTGGCCAGTTTaggcaccaccaccaccgctgcTGACATCGGAGAACTTCCTGTAGATATCCTAGACGGAGGATCGGACCGGTCTGAGGAACCATCCTTTCATGAAGGTTCTACGGACGTTAATGATGGGTGTGGCAAAGAAGGACAACCTGTTACTGACACAGGAGGACCGATTGGGGAGCCagtttcaaaacaaacaaatgcggCCTTTTGCAACACCACAGATGACCTCCCTGTGACCTCAATGAACACCTTTGGGGGTCACAACCAGGAGAGGCCTCCTTCGCTTCATTTGCCAGAGCCTGCATCCTTTTCCTCACCACCGCCTCTCAGACGCGCCCCTCCCCGCAAGGACGTGGCGCCCCCACTTGTTGGGACAGAGGACAGTGTTTCCGTCCAGTTCTCCGCTGACCTTTCACCCCCTCCCATGAGTCTGACAGACGTCTTCTCACATCTCAACTACCTCCACGAAGGTCGCAGTGGTGCTCATGACGGCGACCTTGACTCTTCCAGTTCATTTCCTGTGAACGGCGCAGCTGCAGGAAGTGACCTCAGCGCCTCGCCTGCCCCCCCGTCCCTCTTTGACTCCCACTGCTTGTCACCACCCAGCCCCTCGGCGACCCCTCCCACCACATCAGCCGCCTGTCATGTCAGCACAAcatgtgacctctga